The Thermococcus celericrescens genomic interval CAACGGACCGATGGGAGTCTTCGAGCGCGAGGAGTTCGCGGTAGGTACGGTCGGCGTCTTCAGGGCGATAGGGGAGAGCCCGGCCTTCAGCATAGTAGGCGGCGGCCACTCGATAGCGAGCATATACCAGCACAATATAACGGGCATAAGCCATGTCTCCACCGGCGGCGGCGCGATGCTGAGCTTCTTCGCAGGGGAGAAGCTCCCCGTCCTCGAGGCATTCAGGGAGAGCTACGAACGCTTCAAGGGCCTGCTTGAAGGGTGAACAGCCAGACGAGGAGCACGGCGATTAGGATGCCCCCGAGGAGCAGCATCAGGAGCCACTCGACCCTTTCCATCAGTTTTCTGTTCGAGTAGAGAACGTGTCCTACGATTCCAAGGACGAGGGATGAGACTATCAGTATCCTCTCCTCCGCCGATTCGACCCTGCTGAGAACCGCCTCAACACCCCAGAGGGGCAGGAACAGCAGAACGGCCCCGGTGATGGCGTAGCCGTGCCTCATCTTTCTCGCGTTTATTATGTAGAAGGTCGCGGCGAAGGCCACGAGGAAAACCACCATCGCCTGTACCTCGGGGGGAATCGGAACCGCCTTCGAATGAACGGCCCTCTCGTAGATCCATATAACCGTTCTGGTTAGCCGTAATTTGCGTAAAGTTCGTAAATGTCGTTACGGCTAACCTTCCAGCCTCCCGTCTTCATTGGCTGGCTTTCGGGGAGAACGGAAACTCCCCACATCTTCAGGGCTCTCAAACGAACATTCCAAGAGCCAATAACGTCCCTATCGGCTTCAAAACCACAGTTCGAACACTTCAAGACCCTGTCCCCATTCGGGCTTAGTTTACCCCCACATACCGGGCACAGGGACGAAGTGTAAGCAGGATTCACGAAAACAACCCTAATACCCTTCAGTTTGGCCTTGTATTCGATAATTGACTGGAGTTTGCGAAAACTCCAGCGGTGCAAACGACCATTCACTTCAGCAGAATACCTAATCGAATCCCGTATTTCAGTCAAATCCTCCAGAGCAATACCACCGTATTTTTCTGCCAATTCAACGATTTTATTCGTAAGTTTATGATACAAGTCGTTAAGCCTGTTCCTCTCCCTCTCACCATATTTTTCGAGAAGCTCCCTTCTCCTTTTTCCAGCCCTAATTTTCTTCTGGATTTTCCTCCGCTTTAGGAAGTAACCAGCCCTAATCTCCCGCTCGTGGGTTATGATTTGGACGAACTCCCCGTTTGGAAGGCTGAGCGTTACATTGTTCTCATTCAAATCCACGCCGACAAAAGCTTCAGGCTCGCGGATTTCAACTTCTTTCGAGAATACAACGTTTATGAAGACTCCTTTTGGAGTTCTCACTAACCACGCTTGACCAACTCTCCAATCTCTAAACTTCTCGTGATGCTTGGCTGGATAAAACTCTAAAACAGTCCTCCTGTTTGGAGTCGAGAGTTTGATTATCCTGTTTTCGAGGTCGAGTTTGAACAAGTGGTCGTCCAGCATAATGACTTCCTTCTTGAAGACAGGCTTACCATTGGCCCTTGAAGACAGGCTTACCATTGGCCTTCCCCTTCTTTCTCCGCTTCCTGTAACTCTTGTAAATTGATGTGGCCATCTGGCAAGCCGTGTAAAGGTAATGGCTCGGCAGGTTTGGATACTCTTCGCGTAAGCTCTTGTAAGTCTCCTTCTTTAGCCGGTAAAAGCTGGTAACGTGGTTCTCAAAAGCGTGAGTGATGAGATAATTCACGATTTCACGGTAAGTTTTGAAAAGCTCGTCTAACCCTTCGGGCGTTTCCTTGAGCTTGAATTTGGCGGTTAGTTTAATCGTTTCACTCAGCATTTTCCAGTTCCCTTTTTGTTTTTTTAATCCAGTCTTTAATTGCTTCCTCGATTGCAACGCTTAGAACTCCTCTTTTGTTCCCATAACGTTTTCTGGCGAGTTTTTTGAATTCTTCGAGAATTTCCTCGCTGATGACGAAAGTTGCCTTTGGCATACTAACCACCATTTAAGAAATACTAAGTTGGAGTATTTAACCTTTTGGGTAACAAAAACAACAAAAGTTCCGATTATTACCAACTACAAAACAGCCCCGAGACTGTGGTGGAGACTATCAGCGCCATCACGAAGATGTTGTGGACGTGGTCAGCTATGCTGAGGGCCTCTTCAAGCTCCTCCAGTTCCTCCCGTCTGGAGACTTCTTTCCCCGCTTCGGCCCCTGCTACCATCGAACTCACTGTCTTTCCTACGCGCTTTGAGATTTAAGGATATCGAGTTCAGTCGATTCCGGTTTTCTCGTAGAGCCTCCTGTACACACTCCTGAACTGAAAAACCATGATAACCGCGTAGACCACCGCGAAGGATTTCAGGGGGAAGTGGCCGCCGAAAGAGAGGTTCAGGAGCGCGATGACTCCAACCACAGCAATGTAAGTGAGCAGAACGTTCAGAAGAGCCGCCCTTGTCGAACCCAGCCGGTAGGCAAGCCACACCGAGAAGGAGGCGTCAAGCCGGATGAGCCATTCCGGTCTGAAGTGTTCATCGGGGTCCACCTCCACCGAATATGTATCCTCTTCAAGTCTTTTCCTCGAGAGATAGGCCAGCAAACCAGTCGCAACCAAGGCCGCAAAAGACAGGAGGACGAGGGGGAGGGAATCAAACACGGCGCCGATTGCCATGAAAGCCATCGAGAGGGTGAAGGCCATATAAACGGCGAGGGAGTTCGCAGAGAGCCGTCCCCTTCTGAAGAGGTAGGCCGGATAGATGCCGAAGTATGGGACGCATACCATGAGCAGGAGAGCCGCAAGGGTTATCTCATCCATTCGCATCGAAATTTTTAGGACTCAGAAGATTAAAAATATTTCGACTAAAAATGAAAACTTCAGTAGCCCATCAGCACGCCGAAGATTACCGCCACCCACCAGACCTCAAGGAAGGCGAAGCCCACCGTGGCCGTCCCGGTGACGAGCCACCCAACGAATATCGCGTAGGCTATGAGGCTGACCTCCTCTCCGCCGTGAAGGGTGAGAGTTCCAAAGAGTTAACCCCTCGCCACTTGCGGAGAGGTTTTCGGGCGCTCATCTCCTACTCCTCTCGCGAGTTTCGGCTCGGCCCGAAGGCACGGTCTCGCGCCCGTTACCCCTACCGCCAGACAGGATTGGGGGTTATCGCTCAAGGCCACTCCACAGAGTTTCAAACCGCTCAAAGGCGGTTCTTGAAAAGGACGCTTAACAGCGTCTTCCCCCCAATGGCGGGAGGACACGCTGAAACCCCCTCTCACCGGGTTCTTTTGAGTGGCCTCTCCGAGGCCTTACTACACCCCAAAGTTCAAAAGGGTTTCGGCGTTTAAGGGCGGTTGGGCGGTTTACTGTATCCCCACCCTAAAGGACGAGGCTTGAAGAAGAAAAAAGTCACCGCCACGTGCAGCTTCAGGAAGGTTTTGTTTATCTCCCCTCCAGCTTTCATCCAGCCGGTTGGGAGGGGCAGCCAGTCGAAGAACGCCCCCGCGAGGGCGACGCAGAGCATTGTGAGCACCTGCTTCCTAATCTTTCCTCACCTCAGTCTATCGTGGCCTTCCTGAAGCCAAGCGCGGCAATTCCGGCGAACAGCGCCGCCAGACCAATGAGCACGACCCAGTCCGTGACGATTCCAAAGGTCGGCTCGACTCCGGCCAGGTAATACCTGGAACCGTCGACCGCGTAGGTCAGCGGGTTTACCTTGGCCAGCCACTGCATCCACTCTGGCATCGTGCTTATCGGGTAGAACGCCCCGCTGAGGAAGGTCATGGGGAGCATTATCATGGTCACTATCATTTGGAAGCCTTCCATGCTGGTCATCTTGAGCGCTATCGCGACACCCATACCCGCTATCGCTATTCCAACGAGGAAGCTCATGCCAAGCGCGGGAAGGATTCCGCTCACGTTGAGGTCGGCCAGGAAAAAGCTGAGCGCGAGGATTATGACGCCCTGTATCATGGCCATGAGTGCTCCCCCGGTGATTCTGCCGAGTATGGCCTCTGTTCTGCTCGCGGGGGCGACGAGAATCTCCTTCAGGAAGCCGAACTGCTTGTCCCAGATGAGCGTTATGCCCTGCATGAAGCTCATGTTGAAGACCGTCATGGCTATTATTCCCGGCACGAGGTAGGTCATGTAGTCAACGCCGCCGAAGATGGACGCCGCGGCGGGGTTGTTGAAGACACCGCTCCAGCCTTTTCCGAAGAATATGAGCCAGATGAGCGGGTTGATGAGGCTTCCGATGACCCTCGCACGGGAGCGGGAAAAGCGCTTCAGCTCGCGGTATATCATGGTGAAAAAGACCTGCATGCCATCACCTCCTCATCCTGGCCCTCATTATCATTTTCGCCACGTTCCCCTCGCCGCCTTCCTCCCTGATTTCCCTGCCCGTTAGGTGCAGGAAGACGTCGTTGAGCGTCGGTCTGTGGTAGGTGACCTCGAGAATCCGGACGCCGGTTTCCTTCGCCAGTTCAAAGAGCTTTGGCAGAGCCTCAGCAGCGTTGTCCACGTCGAGCCGTATCCGCCCGTCCGGGAGCATCTTGCAGCCTTTGATGAAATCCGCCTTGAGGCACTTGAGTTCCTCCCTGGGGCTCTGGAGCTTCAGGTAGATTATGTCGCTGCCCACAAGTTTCTTGAGCTCCTCGGCGGTGCCCTCCGCGATTATCTCACCGTGGTCCATTATGGCTATCCTGTCGGCTAACTGCTCGGCCTCGTCCATGTAGTGCGTCGTGAGGAAGATGGTCATGTTGTGCTCCTCCTTCATGGCCCTTATGTAGTCCCAGATGTGCGCCCTCGTCTGCGGGTCGAGGCCTATCGTCGGCTCGTCGAGGAACAGTATTTCAGGCTCGTGGAGAAGGGAGCGCGCTATCTCAAGCCTCCTCTGCATTCCGCCGGAGAAGAACTTGACAGGCCTGTCCTTGAACTCCCAGAGCTCAACGAACTTGAGGAGGCGTTCTATCTTCTCCTTCAGCTCATTTCCGCTCAGACCGTATA includes:
- a CDS encoding ATP-binding cassette domain-containing protein, whose translation is MNAIEVDNLVKKYGDFEAVRGISFNVKRGEIFAFLGPNGAGKTTTVHVLTTLLKPTAGKAIVAGHDVAREPIAVRRKIGIVFQDPSVDRELTAYENMLIHGRIYGLSGNELKEKIERLLKFVELWEFKDRPVKFFSGGMQRRLEIARSLLHEPEILFLDEPTIGLDPQTRAHIWDYIRAMKEEHNMTIFLTTHYMDEAEQLADRIAIMDHGEIIAEGTAEELKKLVGSDIIYLKLQSPREELKCLKADFIKGCKMLPDGRIRLDVDNAAEALPKLFELAKETGVRILEVTYHRPTLNDVFLHLTGREIREEGGEGNVAKMIMRARMRR
- a CDS encoding ABC transporter permease — its product is MQVFFTMIYRELKRFSRSRARVIGSLINPLIWLIFFGKGWSGVFNNPAAASIFGGVDYMTYLVPGIIAMTVFNMSFMQGITLIWDKQFGFLKEILVAPASRTEAILGRITGGALMAMIQGVIILALSFFLADLNVSGILPALGMSFLVGIAIAGMGVAIALKMTSMEGFQMIVTMIMLPMTFLSGAFYPISTMPEWMQWLAKVNPLTYAVDGSRYYLAGVEPTFGIVTDWVVLIGLAALFAGIAALGFRKATID
- a CDS encoding RNA-guided endonuclease InsQ/TnpB family protein; the encoded protein is MVSLSSRANGKPVFKKEVIMLDDHLFKLDLENRIIKLSTPNRRTVLEFYPAKHHEKFRDWRVGQAWLVRTPKGVFINVVFSKEVEIREPEAFVGVDLNENNVTLSLPNGEFVQIITHEREIRAGYFLKRRKIQKKIRAGKRRRELLEKYGERERNRLNDLYHKLTNKIVELAEKYGGIALEDLTEIRDSIRYSAEVNGRLHRWSFRKLQSIIEYKAKLKGIRVVFVNPAYTSSLCPVCGGKLSPNGDRVLKCSNCGFEADRDVIGSWNVRLRALKMWGVSVLPESQPMKTGGWKVSRNDIYELYANYG